DNA sequence from the Terriglobia bacterium genome:
GGCGTCGTGTACGTCGTGAACCGCGAGGCGCGCGATCTCAGGGAAGGGGCGCTCTTCACCCGATCGGAGGGGCTCCAGCCCAGGGACGTCCCGATCCTCCTGGCTCGGCGCGAACTCGTCACCTCCGCGGCGCCGACGGTCTTCGACGAGGAGATCGTCCGCCGCGGCTCGGTGGAGCGGAAGGCCCGGATTCAAGGGGTGACGGCGGAGTACGCTCGGGTCCGGGACCGCTCGCTGGCCGCGGGGCGGTTCGTCTCGGACTCCGACGAGCGATCGTTTGCCCGTGTCTGCGTGATCGGGCACCGGATGCGGAGCCGGCTGTTCGGCTCCGAGGATCCGCTGGGGAAGCCGGTGTACGTCGCCGGGCGGCCGTTCACGGTCATCGGCGTCGGGAGGAAGCTCGGCAACAACTTCGTCAACGACGACGAGTTCATCGAGGAGATGGAGGGGATGTACGTCCCCCTGAGCACTCTCCGGAAGTTCTACACGGGAGAGGACTCGCCGGTGAGCTTCATCGCGGTCAAGACCGACCGGCCGGAGAAGCTCGGGGCCCTCGAGTCCGAGGTGGTCGCCTCGCTCAAGATCGCGCACCGCGGCGTTCAGGACTTCAGGGTCCAGAACATCGCCCAGGAGATCGTTCGCGCTCGGGCCCGGGTCACCGACCTCATCCGGAACTGGAAGATCGTCACGGGGACGATCGCCGGCATCTCGCTGCTGGTCGGCGGGATCGGCCTCATGTCGGTCATGCTGATCTCGATCGGCGAGCGTCTTTACGAGATCGGCCTGAGGAAGGCGATCGGGGCGAGCGACGCGGAGGTCTTCGCGCAGTTCCTCCTCGAAGCGGTGATCCTTTCCCTCGCGGGCGGCGTGCTCGGGGCCGCCGCGGGGGTCGCGATCACGAAGTCCGCGGCGGGGTTCTTCCCGGCCGGCCTCCCGATCCACCTCGGCGGACTGGCCACCGCGCTCGCCATCGCGGTTCTTCTGGGAGTCCTCTACGGCATCTATCCCGCGCTCAAGGCTTCGCGTATGATGCCGGTGGACGCCCTGCGCTCGGCGGGGTAGCGGCCGCTGACGGGGCGCTCGCGGAGCCTGTTCCAGCAGGCCTTTCCTTCGGTCCTGGGATCGCCGCCACGTTTTGGTGGCTCCCGGTCGTACCGTGTCCTCCTTACCCGAACCGGTAGTTCGTAGGTGCCGTAGCACCGACCCGGCAACGTGGCGCGGGGGTTTCTTGGCGGTACGTTTCTTGCGTTGATCGGCGGCGGGCACGTCTCGCACCGTTGGGGATGCCATGCGCGACCCAGTGAAGCTGCCGACGACCGACGATCCGCTCGAAGCGTGGTGCGTCTTC
Encoded proteins:
- a CDS encoding ABC transporter permease, with translation MNLGEAFRTALGEIRAHKLRSTLTLLGIILGTLSIVVMTSFLDGIVVAVWRGFADLGYDGVVYVVNREARDLREGALFTRSEGLQPRDVPILLARRELVTSAAPTVFDEEIVRRGSVERKARIQGVTAEYARVRDRSLAAGRFVSDSDERSFARVCVIGHRMRSRLFGSEDPLGKPVYVAGRPFTVIGVGRKLGNNFVNDDEFIEEMEGMYVPLSTLRKFYTGEDSPVSFIAVKTDRPEKLGALESEVVASLKIAHRGVQDFRVQNIAQEIVRARARVTDLIRNWKIVTGTIAGISLLVGGIGLMSVMLISIGERLYEIGLRKAIGASDAEVFAQFLLEAVILSLAGGVLGAAAGVAITKSAAGFFPAGLPIHLGGLATALAIAVLLGVLYGIYPALKASRMMPVDALRSAG